The Verrucomicrobium spinosum DSM 4136 = JCM 18804 genome includes a region encoding these proteins:
- a CDS encoding beta strand repeat-containing protein: protein MISDASLPKVVPLSALPSGAAGCLAALNPGRMGPSRRRFWAVRVTLALVCLWLGAGRVNAATYTYTNTTTGTTTQWAAGTNWDVVPVSASDTALVFGAGAGLVNTNVLTANNDVADPFVLNSLTMSYAGTGTGTNFAKVTISGGTLNFVSNGGIGPTLALNATGSTGAGLNTIPQISIDANVSLSDALTVTGNSSAIINGIVSGSVGITKNAGSSGILALAGANTYTGVTTISNGSISVRHNQGLGTTDGATVVTAGGALLMSGGVTVTGESLAIDGDGAATAGALRNESGNNTWAGDITVGGSATTRVVSTSGTLTISGNVAVSSDVTDQFVLQGDGNGVISGNISGAGRVTKSTTGTGRWILSGVNTYTGITTISGGILQFAKRVSLYNADTSKWTSANITAAAAGALALNVGGTDEFTLADVLLLQNMGFVAGSGLGLDTTNAAGGTFDLSTGLTNTNLRLIKLGTGILTLSVANAYTGVTTVSGGTVRVLNDQSMGTPTGGATVASGATLELVGGRTITETGATSAISGSGVGSVGALYSSSGNNVWNGNIDADTTQITRIGVEGVSSLTINGNIKTTGTAANGLVFQGVGSTTVNGVISGNGQLTRSSNGAGVLVLTGANTYTGNTIISNGTIQVGVAGVGSLGATNVAIGFSSSTVKGTLAGTGSVGGLVTVASGAIISPGDSAGAGTGSLTLAGGLTLNAGGGAVLNYNLGTTAASDKIVMTGGTFTSNTTGSTTFAITPGVGYDNGIYDLIDWTNLAVTATGVDLTDFAVTGLGAGKIGTFQFDITGRILQLNVTPEPGRAMLLMLGLVAVAGRRRRR from the coding sequence ATGATTTCTGACGCCTCATTGCCCAAGGTGGTGCCCCTATCTGCCCTCCCCTCAGGGGCAGCGGGGTGCCTTGCTGCTCTGAATCCAGGCCGGATGGGGCCGTCGAGGCGAAGATTCTGGGCGGTGAGAGTTACTCTTGCTCTGGTTTGCCTGTGGCTGGGGGCGGGACGGGTCAATGCGGCGACCTACACCTACACTAATACGACCACCGGTACGACCACCCAGTGGGCGGCAGGGACCAACTGGGATGTCGTGCCCGTCAGTGCGAGTGACACCGCTCTGGTGTTTGGGGCGGGGGCGGGGTTGGTGAACACCAACGTGCTGACTGCGAACAATGATGTGGCGGATCCGTTCGTGCTCAACTCGCTTACCATGAGCTATGCGGGGACAGGGACGGGGACAAACTTCGCCAAAGTGACCATCTCGGGGGGCACCCTCAATTTCGTGAGCAATGGAGGTATCGGCCCGACGCTGGCTTTGAACGCCACCGGCAGCACCGGAGCCGGTCTCAACACCATCCCTCAGATCAGCATCGACGCGAATGTGTCATTGTCCGATGCGTTGACGGTGACAGGCAACTCCTCTGCCATCATCAATGGCATCGTCAGTGGAAGCGTGGGGATCACGAAGAACGCCGGTTCCTCCGGCATCCTCGCGTTGGCTGGAGCCAACACCTACACTGGGGTCACCACCATCAGCAACGGGTCCATCAGTGTGCGTCACAATCAGGGGCTGGGGACCACCGATGGGGCGACAGTGGTTACCGCAGGAGGTGCCTTGTTGATGTCCGGCGGTGTGACTGTGACGGGAGAATCTCTCGCCATCGACGGGGACGGCGCGGCAACTGCGGGGGCCCTGCGCAATGAATCCGGCAACAACACCTGGGCAGGCGACATTACGGTGGGGGGCTCCGCCACCACGCGGGTCGTCTCCACTTCAGGAACGTTGACGATCAGTGGAAACGTCGCCGTCAGCTCCGATGTGACTGACCAGTTTGTGCTGCAGGGGGATGGCAACGGGGTGATCTCTGGAAACATCAGCGGTGCGGGAAGGGTGACCAAAAGCACCACCGGAACAGGGCGGTGGATCTTAAGCGGCGTGAATACCTACACGGGGATCACGACGATAAGTGGTGGAATACTCCAGTTTGCGAAGAGGGTTTCCCTCTACAACGCGGATACCAGCAAGTGGACTTCAGCCAATATCACGGCAGCGGCGGCCGGGGCTCTTGCTCTGAATGTGGGAGGAACAGACGAGTTTACCCTGGCGGATGTGCTCCTCCTCCAAAATATGGGCTTTGTTGCCGGCAGTGGATTGGGACTGGACACCACTAATGCTGCGGGGGGCACCTTTGACCTGAGCACAGGGCTCACCAACACCAACTTGAGGCTGATCAAGCTCGGGACTGGGATCCTGACTTTGTCCGTCGCGAACGCGTACACCGGAGTCACGACTGTCTCGGGCGGCACCGTGCGGGTGTTGAATGACCAGAGCATGGGGACTCCTACAGGCGGGGCAACGGTGGCCTCCGGTGCCACGCTGGAGCTGGTCGGGGGCAGAACGATCACTGAGACAGGTGCCACATCCGCTATCTCTGGAAGCGGCGTGGGCAGTGTGGGGGCGCTTTATAGCAGCAGTGGAAACAACGTGTGGAATGGGAACATCGACGCCGATACCACGCAAATTACTCGGATTGGCGTCGAGGGCGTGAGCAGTCTCACCATCAACGGCAACATCAAGACCACCGGTACTGCGGCGAACGGGCTGGTGTTTCAGGGCGTTGGTTCCACCACGGTCAACGGCGTCATCAGCGGCAACGGCCAACTCACTCGCAGCAGCAATGGCGCCGGAGTACTCGTATTAACGGGCGCAAATACCTACACGGGGAACACCATCATCAGCAATGGCACGATACAGGTGGGGGTGGCAGGGGTGGGATCGCTGGGGGCCACAAATGTGGCCATTGGATTCTCCAGCAGTACCGTCAAAGGCACGCTCGCTGGGACGGGTTCAGTGGGGGGCTTGGTGACGGTGGCCAGTGGAGCCATCATTTCGCCCGGTGACAGCGCCGGTGCTGGCACGGGGTCTTTGACGCTGGCGGGTGGGCTGACGCTGAATGCAGGCGGCGGTGCGGTACTGAATTACAATCTCGGAACGACTGCTGCATCGGACAAGATCGTGATGACGGGTGGAACCTTCACCTCCAACACCACGGGCAGCACGACTTTTGCCATCACTCCCGGAGTGGGCTACGACAACGGCATTTACGACCTCATCGACTGGACGAATCTGGCCGTGACTGCGACGGGTGTGGACTTGACTGACTTCGCCGTCACTGGTCTGGGGGCGGGTAAGATCGGGACGTTCCAGTTCGATATCACAGGACGAATTTTGCAATTGAACGTCACCCCGGAACCCGGTAGGGCGATGTTGTTGATGCTGGGGTTGGTGGCTGTTGCAGGGCGGAGGAGAAGGAGGTAA
- a CDS encoding VIT domain-containing protein: protein MHPLVRPSSLWMKPLLLALLTILSVETATWAQSKRDGLPPRPNRPITRLPQVEDEHLLGHRPPVIWVDPQQGRLKGMTVQEVKVEIRVQGHLATTTMEMAFYNPNNRVLEGELIFPLGVGQTVAVYALEVEGKMRQAVVVEKEKGREIFEEVVRRGIDPGLAELTKGNVFRTRVYPIPAQGTKRVSVTFEQELQSQVGEGGAESFRYHLPMAFGEKVGRFHARAEVVKQELSPVTDKQDSAVLSFEKWRDSYVAELTLENVRLEKPLSFLVPHGGERSGAHALMVADALEPSMGYFHARVELEVPEMTPVAKPGRIALFYDASGSAAKRDRDLEWRFLDSWLKSLSSVEVDLIAFRNDADAPRRFVIQNGQTAALKEAIDDLPLDGGTSQGAVDLLSVMESDVALLVSDGFFNFDTSNPGRARKDGRPVQLHAVHAAAMVDQVRLQQMAAATGGQVVNLLTTGVEDAVKSLSAVPFQFLGARVVSGKVTEVSPSRPEAVGRVFSLAGRVEGRSEVELMFGQRGRVTMTRKITLDPKQALVADRGDFIRRAWAQKRVAELSLEPDSDAAIVALGKAHRLVTEGTSLIVLDRMEDYVRHGIEPAEPELRDEYLALLKKQPKDSRKKDEAEHLAAVAKAWKEFNEWHDKRHPWLETVLKPAAEREAALYAALSVENQPGGKAVGQAGKRGVLSQEDSAAAAALKEKARDLDARWKREGRETASRNQWIEEATKVMLAVDALRQRRLEMLPGSDDQLKQETEGEARGSYGAAGGAAPPPPRPATAAQPMAVMPMSPASPAPAELSRSRASAKSVVGESGDASPPAMTSQIEVKAWDPNTPYLKKLRKAEDAYAAYLKERPANASSSAFFLDCADFFREEKKDERLALRVLSNLAEMELESAPLLRILAYRLQQLERLDLAVPLFEAVLKMRGEEPQSRRDLALCLAESKEPDYARAAWLLSEVVRKQWDGRFRDVEVIALHELNDLLKKVPADCPANRRPDVESLGIPAALLEGVPVDLRVVLTWDADNTDMDLWVIDPTGEICIYNHNRTKTGGYMSADCTRGYGPEVFTVRRPLPGTYTVKVNYFGNTQQKLAGATTVQVEFQTAFDQEGKVRRDAVTRRLEDKKEVIEIGKFLVGQ from the coding sequence ATGCATCCTCTCGTTCGCCCTTCTTCACTATGGATGAAGCCGTTGCTTCTAGCGCTTTTGACCATTCTGTCGGTTGAGACCGCCACCTGGGCGCAAAGCAAGAGGGATGGCTTGCCGCCGCGCCCCAACCGTCCCATCACCCGGTTGCCGCAGGTGGAGGATGAGCACCTTCTGGGGCACCGGCCACCGGTCATCTGGGTGGATCCTCAACAGGGCAGGCTCAAGGGCATGACTGTCCAGGAGGTGAAGGTGGAAATTCGCGTCCAGGGACATCTGGCCACCACCACTATGGAGATGGCCTTCTACAATCCCAATAATCGGGTGCTGGAGGGGGAGCTGATCTTCCCTCTGGGGGTGGGGCAGACCGTGGCGGTTTATGCGCTGGAGGTGGAGGGAAAGATGCGCCAGGCAGTGGTGGTGGAGAAGGAGAAGGGACGCGAAATTTTTGAAGAGGTGGTGCGACGTGGCATTGATCCCGGTCTGGCTGAGTTGACCAAGGGCAATGTCTTCCGTACCCGGGTGTATCCCATCCCGGCCCAAGGAACGAAGCGGGTGTCGGTGACCTTTGAGCAGGAATTGCAATCGCAGGTGGGTGAGGGGGGTGCCGAGAGCTTTCGCTACCATCTGCCCATGGCCTTCGGTGAAAAGGTGGGGCGTTTTCACGCCCGGGCGGAGGTGGTGAAGCAGGAACTGTCACCCGTGACGGACAAGCAGGACTCTGCGGTGCTCTCTTTTGAGAAGTGGCGGGACAGCTATGTGGCAGAACTGACGCTGGAGAATGTGCGGCTGGAAAAGCCTTTGAGTTTCCTCGTTCCCCATGGTGGAGAGCGGAGCGGTGCGCACGCTCTGATGGTGGCGGATGCGCTGGAGCCGTCGATGGGGTATTTTCATGCCCGGGTGGAGCTGGAGGTGCCAGAAATGACGCCGGTGGCGAAGCCGGGTCGCATCGCTCTGTTTTATGATGCCTCTGGCAGTGCGGCAAAACGGGACCGGGACCTGGAGTGGCGGTTCCTGGATTCCTGGCTCAAGAGCCTGAGCTCGGTGGAGGTGGATCTGATCGCGTTCCGCAATGATGCGGATGCTCCGCGGCGTTTTGTCATTCAGAACGGTCAGACGGCAGCCCTGAAGGAAGCCATAGACGACCTGCCGCTGGATGGCGGGACTTCGCAGGGGGCAGTGGATCTGCTCAGTGTGATGGAGTCAGATGTGGCGCTGCTGGTATCGGACGGGTTCTTCAACTTTGACACTTCCAACCCGGGGCGGGCACGCAAGGACGGGCGGCCGGTGCAACTGCATGCAGTGCACGCTGCGGCGATGGTGGATCAGGTAAGGCTGCAGCAGATGGCGGCCGCGACTGGAGGACAGGTTGTGAACCTGCTGACGACGGGAGTAGAGGACGCGGTGAAGTCGCTCAGTGCAGTGCCGTTCCAATTCCTCGGTGCGAGGGTGGTCTCCGGAAAGGTGACGGAGGTGAGCCCCAGCCGTCCGGAGGCGGTGGGGAGGGTGTTCTCCCTGGCCGGACGGGTGGAGGGGCGCAGTGAGGTGGAACTCATGTTCGGTCAAAGGGGCAGGGTGACGATGACGCGGAAGATCACGCTCGATCCCAAGCAGGCACTGGTCGCAGATCGTGGGGATTTTATCCGTCGGGCCTGGGCGCAGAAGCGGGTCGCGGAACTCTCCTTGGAGCCGGACAGTGATGCGGCCATTGTTGCCTTGGGCAAGGCCCACCGTCTGGTGACGGAGGGGACGTCTTTGATCGTGCTGGACCGGATGGAGGACTACGTGCGTCATGGGATCGAACCGGCGGAGCCGGAGTTGAGGGATGAATACCTGGCACTGTTGAAAAAACAGCCCAAGGACTCGCGCAAGAAGGATGAGGCCGAGCATCTGGCGGCAGTAGCGAAGGCGTGGAAGGAGTTCAACGAATGGCATGACAAGCGCCATCCCTGGCTGGAGACGGTGTTGAAGCCAGCAGCCGAACGTGAGGCGGCACTGTATGCGGCACTCTCTGTTGAGAACCAGCCGGGAGGGAAGGCTGTGGGGCAAGCTGGAAAGCGCGGCGTTTTGAGCCAGGAAGACTCGGCGGCTGCCGCTGCTCTGAAAGAGAAGGCGCGTGATCTGGACGCCAGATGGAAGAGGGAAGGGCGTGAGACGGCGAGCCGGAACCAGTGGATCGAGGAAGCAACCAAGGTGATGCTGGCAGTGGATGCGCTGCGTCAGCGCAGGCTTGAAATGCTGCCTGGATCTGACGATCAACTCAAGCAGGAGACCGAGGGGGAAGCGAGGGGCAGCTACGGGGCTGCTGGCGGAGCAGCTCCGCCACCGCCCCGCCCGGCGACCGCGGCCCAGCCCATGGCCGTGATGCCGATGTCCCCAGCTTCTCCCGCTCCCGCTGAGCTGTCACGGAGTCGCGCCAGCGCCAAATCGGTCGTGGGTGAGAGTGGCGATGCTTCCCCACCTGCCATGACGAGTCAGATTGAAGTGAAAGCCTGGGATCCCAACACCCCTTACCTGAAGAAGCTGCGCAAGGCGGAGGATGCCTATGCGGCGTATCTGAAGGAGCGCCCGGCCAACGCCAGCAGTTCCGCTTTTTTCCTGGATTGTGCGGACTTCTTCCGTGAGGAAAAGAAGGATGAACGTCTGGCGTTGCGTGTGCTCTCGAACCTGGCGGAGATGGAGCTGGAGAGTGCGCCCCTGCTGCGCATCCTGGCCTATCGCCTGCAGCAGCTTGAGAGGCTTGACCTGGCGGTGCCTTTGTTTGAGGCGGTGCTGAAGATGCGCGGCGAGGAGCCACAGAGCCGGCGTGATCTGGCACTGTGTCTGGCGGAGAGTAAGGAGCCAGACTATGCCCGGGCGGCGTGGTTGCTCTCAGAGGTGGTGAGGAAACAGTGGGATGGCCGCTTCCGTGATGTGGAGGTGATCGCGCTGCACGAACTCAATGACCTGCTGAAAAAGGTGCCGGCGGACTGCCCGGCCAACCGGAGGCCGGATGTGGAGTCGTTGGGGATCCCGGCCGCGTTGCTGGAGGGCGTGCCCGTGGATCTGCGGGTAGTGCTGACTTGGGACGCGGACAACACGGACATGGACCTGTGGGTGATCGACCCCACCGGGGAGATCTGCATCTACAATCACAACCGCACCAAGACCGGTGGATACATGAGCGCAGACTGTACGCGGGGCTACGGTCCGGAAGTCTTCACCGTGCGCCGTCCGCTTCCGGGCACCTATACGGTGAAGGTGAATTACTTTGGCAACACCCAGCAGAAGCTGGCGGGGGCTACAACGGTGCAGGTGGAGTTCCAGACGGCTTTCGATCAAGAAGGGAAGGTGCGTCGTGACGCCGTGACACGGCGGCTGGAGGACAAGAAGGAAGTGATTGAGATCGGCAAGTTCTTGGTCGGCCAGTGA
- the groL gene encoding chaperonin GroEL (60 kDa chaperone family; promotes refolding of misfolded polypeptides especially under stressful conditions; forms two stacked rings of heptamers to form a barrel-shaped 14mer; ends can be capped by GroES; misfolded proteins enter the barrel where they are refolded when GroES binds): MAKQLNFDESARQALLRGVQKIARAVKATLGPSGRNVILEKKFGSPTITKDGVTVAKEIELSDPYENMGAQLVKEVSSKTSDVAGDGTTTATVLAEAIYSEGLRNVTAGANPTSLQRGILKATEAIVAKLKEISQPVTNATEIAQVATVSANWDTEIGNIIADAMDKVGKDGTITVEEAKSIETSLDVVEGMQFDKGYLSPYFVTDAESMEAVLENALILIHEKKISNLKDLLPLLEKVARTGRPLLIIAEDVEGEALATLVVNRLRGTLNICAVKAPGFGDRRKAMLEDIAILTGGRCITEDLGLKLENLELTDLGRAKRVTIDKENTTIVEGEGGSEAIAGRVNQIRRQIDETTSDYDREKLQERLAKLAGGVAVINVGAATETEMKEKKARVEDALHATRAAVEEGIVPGGGVALIRAQAALAELQLTGDEATGADIVRRAIEAPLRQLAANAGLEGALIVAEVKKGSGNSGYNVATGEYVDLIKAGVVDPTKVTRSALQNAASISGLLLTTECLISDIPKEEKAEPAHDHGGMGM, translated from the coding sequence ATGGCTAAACAACTCAACTTCGACGAAAGCGCCCGTCAGGCACTTCTCCGTGGTGTGCAAAAGATCGCCAGAGCGGTCAAAGCCACCCTCGGGCCTTCCGGCCGCAACGTGATCCTCGAGAAGAAATTCGGTTCCCCCACGATCACCAAAGACGGTGTCACCGTGGCCAAGGAAATCGAACTCAGCGATCCCTATGAAAACATGGGCGCCCAGCTCGTGAAGGAAGTCTCCTCCAAGACCAGCGACGTGGCCGGTGACGGCACCACGACCGCCACGGTGCTCGCCGAGGCGATCTACTCCGAAGGTCTCCGTAACGTGACCGCCGGTGCCAACCCGACCTCCCTCCAGCGCGGCATCCTCAAGGCCACCGAGGCCATCGTGGCCAAGCTGAAGGAAATCAGCCAGCCCGTGACCAACGCGACCGAAATCGCCCAGGTCGCCACCGTCTCCGCCAACTGGGACACCGAAATCGGCAACATCATCGCCGACGCCATGGACAAAGTGGGCAAGGACGGCACCATCACGGTGGAAGAAGCCAAGAGCATCGAGACCTCCCTCGACGTCGTGGAAGGCATGCAGTTCGACAAGGGCTACCTCAGCCCCTACTTCGTGACCGATGCTGAGAGCATGGAAGCCGTTCTTGAGAACGCCCTCATCCTCATCCACGAGAAGAAGATCAGCAACCTGAAGGACCTCCTTCCCCTGCTTGAGAAAGTGGCCCGCACCGGCCGCCCGCTTCTGATCATCGCTGAAGATGTCGAAGGTGAAGCCCTCGCCACCCTCGTGGTGAACCGCCTCCGCGGCACCCTCAACATCTGCGCCGTCAAGGCTCCTGGCTTCGGCGACCGCCGCAAGGCCATGCTTGAAGACATCGCCATCCTCACCGGTGGTCGCTGCATTACCGAAGACCTCGGCCTCAAGCTCGAAAACCTTGAGCTCACCGACCTCGGCCGCGCCAAGCGCGTCACGATCGACAAGGAAAACACCACCATCGTTGAAGGCGAAGGCGGTTCCGAGGCCATCGCCGGCCGTGTGAACCAGATCCGTCGTCAGATCGACGAAACCACCAGCGACTACGACCGCGAGAAGCTCCAGGAGCGCCTTGCCAAGCTCGCAGGCGGTGTGGCCGTCATCAACGTCGGTGCTGCCACCGAGACCGAGATGAAGGAAAAGAAAGCCCGCGTGGAAGACGCTCTGCACGCCACTCGTGCAGCCGTTGAGGAAGGCATCGTCCCAGGGGGCGGTGTTGCCCTCATCCGTGCTCAGGCTGCTCTGGCTGAGCTCCAGCTGACTGGCGACGAAGCCACCGGCGCTGACATCGTCCGCCGCGCCATCGAAGCACCTCTCCGCCAGCTTGCCGCCAACGCAGGTCTGGAAGGCGCCCTCATCGTGGCCGAAGTCAAGAAGGGCTCCGGCAACAGCGGCTACAACGTCGCCACCGGCGAATACGTGGACCTCATCAAGGCCGGCGTCGTTGACCCGACCAAGGTCACCCGCAGCGCCCTGCAGAACGCCGCCTCCATCAGCGGTCTTCTCCTCACCACGGAGTGCCTCATCTCCGACATCCCCAAGGAAGAGAAGGCTGAGCCTGCTCACGACCACGGCGGCATGGGCATGTAA
- a CDS encoding co-chaperone GroES: MATKITPLGRRVLVKRVTSEEKTAGGIFLPDTAKEKPQEAEVLALGTGKDDEGKDVTFTVAVGNKVLISKYGGTEVKLDGDDVLIINETDILGIIA, encoded by the coding sequence ATGGCTACCAAAATCACACCTCTGGGCCGCCGCGTCCTTGTTAAGCGCGTTACGAGCGAGGAAAAGACCGCGGGCGGCATCTTTCTGCCCGACACCGCCAAGGAAAAGCCCCAAGAGGCTGAAGTTCTCGCTCTCGGCACCGGCAAGGATGACGAAGGCAAGGACGTGACTTTCACGGTTGCAGTCGGCAACAAGGTGCTCATCTCCAAGTACGGCGGCACGGAAGTGAAGCTCGACGGCGACGACGTGCTCATCATCAACGAAACCGACATCCTCGGCATCATCGCCTGA
- the dnaK gene encoding molecular chaperone DnaK produces MSKILGIDLGTTNSCMAVLEGGEAQVLENSEGARTTPSVVAFTKSGERVVGQAAKRQAVTNPRNTVFSVKRLMGRKFSELTAADKQVPYKIVAASNGDAHVEVEVGGEKKVYSPQEISAMILAKLKSDAEARLGETITEAVITVPAYFNDSQRNATKAAGEIAGLTVRRIINEPTAASLAYGLDKKKDEKIAVYDLGGGTFDISVLEIGDGVFEVLATDGDTHLGGDDWDNKLIQWIISDFKADSGIDLSGQPDALQRIKEEAEKAKIALSSSQSYDLNLPFITADATGPKHIMKSLSRAKMEQLTDDLFERTVKPVRECLNAAKLDASKIDELVLVGGMTRMPKVVETARKLAGKEPHKGVNPDEVVAVGAAIQGGVLQGSVKDVLLLDVAPLTLAIETEGGIATPMIPRNTTIPKRHTQTFSTASDNQPGVEVVVIQGERPMARDNKTLGTFKLDGIPPMPRGTPQIEVTFDIDANGILHVSAKEKTTGKESKISIAGSSGLSKDEIERAKQEAESHAEEDRLRKEGVETKNQAETMVYQVEKSLADLGDKVPATQKQPIVDKVDALKKAIADNDTSAMKSQTDELQKLFAEAYQHMAQAGGAPEGAAPGPEAAGAPEGAAEAPKDKGKVVDADFEVVDSDKKS; encoded by the coding sequence ATGAGCAAAATTTTAGGCATAGACCTCGGTACTACCAACTCCTGCATGGCCGTCCTTGAAGGCGGGGAAGCACAGGTCTTGGAGAATTCCGAAGGTGCACGCACGACCCCGAGCGTGGTGGCCTTCACCAAGAGCGGCGAGCGTGTGGTGGGCCAGGCTGCCAAACGCCAGGCTGTGACCAACCCCCGCAACACGGTCTTCTCCGTGAAGCGCCTCATGGGCCGCAAGTTCTCTGAACTCACTGCCGCCGACAAGCAGGTGCCCTACAAAATCGTGGCGGCATCCAACGGCGATGCCCACGTGGAAGTGGAAGTGGGCGGCGAAAAGAAAGTTTACAGCCCGCAGGAAATTTCCGCGATGATCCTCGCGAAGCTCAAGTCTGACGCAGAAGCCCGCCTCGGCGAGACTATCACTGAAGCCGTGATTACCGTGCCAGCTTATTTCAACGACTCCCAGCGCAACGCCACGAAGGCCGCTGGCGAGATCGCCGGCCTCACGGTCCGCCGCATCATCAACGAGCCCACCGCAGCCTCCCTGGCCTACGGTCTGGACAAGAAGAAGGACGAAAAGATTGCCGTGTATGACCTTGGCGGTGGCACGTTCGACATCTCCGTGCTGGAGATTGGTGACGGCGTGTTTGAGGTGCTCGCCACCGACGGTGACACCCACCTGGGTGGTGACGACTGGGACAACAAGCTCATCCAGTGGATCATCAGCGACTTCAAAGCAGACTCCGGCATTGACCTCAGCGGTCAGCCCGACGCCCTGCAACGCATCAAGGAAGAGGCCGAGAAGGCCAAGATCGCCCTCAGCTCCTCTCAGAGCTATGACTTGAACCTGCCCTTCATCACGGCAGACGCCACAGGTCCCAAGCACATCATGAAGTCCCTGAGCCGCGCCAAGATGGAGCAGCTCACCGACGACCTCTTCGAACGCACGGTCAAGCCAGTGCGCGAGTGTCTCAATGCCGCCAAGCTGGATGCCAGCAAGATCGACGAGCTCGTGCTCGTGGGTGGCATGACCCGCATGCCCAAGGTGGTCGAAACCGCCCGCAAGCTCGCCGGGAAAGAGCCTCACAAGGGTGTGAACCCGGATGAAGTCGTCGCCGTCGGTGCCGCCATTCAGGGCGGGGTGCTCCAGGGCAGCGTGAAAGACGTGCTCCTGCTCGACGTGGCCCCGCTCACGCTGGCCATCGAGACGGAAGGTGGCATCGCCACCCCCATGATCCCGCGCAACACCACCATTCCCAAGCGCCACACCCAGACCTTCTCCACCGCCTCAGACAACCAGCCTGGCGTGGAAGTGGTGGTCATCCAGGGCGAGCGCCCCATGGCCCGCGACAACAAAACGCTTGGCACCTTCAAGCTCGATGGCATCCCGCCGATGCCCCGCGGCACTCCGCAGATCGAAGTCACCTTCGACATCGACGCCAACGGCATCCTTCACGTCTCCGCCAAGGAAAAGACCACCGGCAAGGAAAGCAAGATCTCCATCGCAGGCTCCAGCGGCCTCAGCAAGGACGAGATCGAGCGCGCCAAGCAGGAAGCTGAATCCCACGCCGAGGAAGACCGCCTCCGCAAGGAAGGCGTCGAGACCAAGAACCAGGCTGAAACGATGGTGTACCAAGTGGAGAAATCCCTCGCAGACCTCGGTGACAAGGTGCCCGCCACCCAGAAGCAGCCCATCGTGGACAAGGTGGACGCCCTCAAGAAGGCTATCGCCGACAACGACACCTCTGCCATGAAGTCCCAGACGGATGAGCTGCAGAAGCTCTTCGCGGAGGCCTACCAGCACATGGCCCAGGCCGGTGGTGCCCCTGAGGGTGCCGCTCCCGGGCCGGAAGCTGCCGGTGCCCCCGAAGGCGCTGCCGAGGCACCCAAGGACAAGGGCAAGGTCGTGGACGCCGACTTTGAGGTCGTTGACAGCGACAAAAAGAGCTAA